The stretch of DNA ttgtttatatattttattatttttataatatatataaaaaagtaaatatacTCTTATCTATAaaacaatattaatataatataatataacagtTTGAAgagattttaaaaaaaaaaaaaataaagattattattttatcattattttgaaaaagaaaagaaataataaatatatatatatataatattacatatatatgttattttatagatttaaaagaaaaaataatataagaaaaattaattttttatatttttcataagattaatataaatatattatatttatatattaattattatatttccttttttaatatttaaaacaaatatataaaaatatctttatttaaaaaatggtGGCTAAAAAAGATACTACAAAAGTTTCAAAGAAACTTAAGAAGAAAGTTgtaaagaaaacaaaaattgTTAAGGGAttgaaaaaacaaaagatgAATAAAAGTACTAAAGGAATTAAATATGTTTTGGATTGTACCAAACCAGTCAAAGATACAATTTTAGATATAAGTGGATtggtaatataaatgaatatataaataaataaatgaatatataaatatatatatacatataaatatacatatatatatataataataatatatatatatattgtttgttttatttttataggaACAATTTTTCAAGGATAAAATTAAAGTTGACAAGAAAACAAATAACTTGAAAAATAAAGTTGTAGTAACATctgatgaatataaaatcTATATTACCGTCCACATACCCTTTTCTAAAAGATACATAAaggtaatataaaaatgaaaagaaaaaatcttTATACTTGATaagttattaatatattatatatatatatatgtatatattcatttatatatttattttttattttcagtATCTTgcaaagaaatatattaagatGCATCAAATACGTGACTTCTTAAGAGTCATAGCTAAAGGAAAGTTAGCCTAcgaatttaaatattttcaattaaataattaaaatgaaatgatatatatttgaagaCAATAGAAATGAAGTAATATTGCtcacatgaaaaaaaaaaaaaaataatatacctatatatacatatatattatatgtatatatgtatatacgtatattcattttttatatactttattttaatttttgaatTAATTAGTACATTTTTAAGacttgttatttttataccatatatgtttttttttcttttttttttttttttttttttccccatTAAATTTCTAAAcacattttattaaataaaaaagaaataatatcatttttattataatataaaaataagtgttatttttgtatattcattgataaggtttttttttaaaaaaaaaaaaaaaaaaaaaaaaaaagatccACCACACaggaatattttatatgttttttttccatttgaATAttctttacaaaaaaaaaaaatatatatatataatatatttgtaataatttgaaatgataaataaagggtgaataaaaatattttatttggaagttataattatttccttaacacataatatatggatacaatataaataaatgaacaaatatatatatatatatatatatttttaatttttatgtacAATATTTATCCTGATAATccaatttataaatattttaatattcttaattatgaataaaaatataattttataatttcaaataaaataaaataaatataacataatatatatatataatatatgttatatatattttataatttccctcaatttgaaaatatatataatatatttatttatatatatatatatatattaatccaTATAAGTATCGTACttgttaataattatatggaacaaagaatttatttctgtattatataaaaatattatatatatatatatatatatataatatatatatttttatatatgtattataaaaatttctcttttttttttttttttttttttattaaattatgtatatataagtaaatattatatatatgtatagtacatattataaaaaaaattatatacatattatatatatatatattatatatatttaaaaaaaaaaaaaaaaaaaaaatttagtaAAATTGTGAATTAAATCAATTTGCATACacaagaatattatatatatatatatatatatattttgtgagttaaaaaaaaaaaaaaaaaatttttaaattatcctttttattatatttaaagaaaaataaaatactcAATACAAaagaaagataaaaaaaaaaaaaaaaaaaaaaaaaaaaaaaaatattattttatacatttatatatatatatatatagtaagtAAAATTTATACTCCAttttgaattaaaaaaatttaaggtCATAATTTtagtaaaatttttttttttttttttttacaaatcatataataaaaaaataggaaAGTGTATAAATttaaggaatatatatattttataaaaatatataaatatattatatatatatatatatatatatataattatatttatttatttaatatttgacttatataattaataataattaaagaaCAAAATGAATGCCGCACCAGTAATAGTTGGTGGTATGAGAACACCAGCaaggtaataaaaaaaaaaaaataattataaaataagaagaaatgttcatttttttttttttgaatgaGTACAAGAGGaataacatattttatgaatatttaagaaaagtattatatatatattatatagatcttataatatatgtgcacgctttatgttttattataattgcttatatttataagtaaAAATACATGTTCttcctttatatttttttgaacagACGAAGACAAAGTAACGCCTCTGCGAGTGGCAACAATTCAAAACAAAGAAGAAACAGTAATGGAAATTCGAACAGTATTGTAAAATTTTATGGTGATGATTCTCCTGGATTTAaattgtaataaaaataataatatatttaataatatatgatattagaattgtatacatatttaaataaataaataaatatatatatatatatatatatatatatatatatatatttttttatatatgtattattatttttgtagaACTCCACAAACTGTCCTCATTTCTACATTAATATTTATGGCAACTGTAGTTATTTTACATATCATAAGTAAAATATaaggaaacaaaaaaattaagaatcATGTAGGAAATccaaatgtatatatatatgtatgtgtatatatcCAAATGTAAATCacttaataagaaaaatagtTCAAAGTTAAAGTATgctttttgtttatatctctaaaattttatacatatgaaaTACAAATtcagatataaaaaaattatgaaataattacaatatttaacatttcataataattatgttacctaatttttttttttttttttttgtactcataaaaatatattatgaatatatgcatatatatatattacttatatatttgttttactaagtaattattaatattatatggtttttttttttttttttttttttttttttttttttgagaaaATATAGTGTCAATTTTAATGTGTAtaagtataaatataaatataatatatatataatatatatatgatatatatattaaacgaATAAActatctctttttttttttttattttccccctatattattatcttttttatgttacatataaaataaacaagaaaaaaaaaaagtaaaaacaaaataaaaaataaaaaaaacaaaaatattatatatatatatatatatatgtataataatgatttaatttattttatcaaaatGGGTACTTGCATAAAAACTATGctacattttattaatacaaaaatGTGGGTATCAAcccaaataaataaataaataaataaataaatatatacatatgtatatccTTAATAAGAcatatgaagaatatattatcatgttttttgtaattattaaatatttaaaattttaaataaaattatttactcATGAAATGTTTTGTGCATTTCTTCAATTAGTTGcatattttgttcatttacTTTTTGTgctttttgtatatataaggaAAAATAGCTGTCCAGTCTGGGCATCTACAAACagaaaaaatgtaaataataaaaacatataaggataaaatgtaataaataaatatatatatatatatatatattaattttgatatgttaattttaatataatatttatacaaaCACATTTTGACTAcacttataatatattccttGTTACcaatttttcaaaatttaaaACTTCTTCTTCATTCATCCATGTCAATTTTTGATTTTGGCTACAGGACAAAggtgaataaaaaaatatatatatatatttatatatttatttatttatttatttaaaatacatatatttaattttattcattttttttttttttttttttacttatcGACAAAACATAATACGGGCTCTTCTTTACCATCCTCGTCTCTCTTACCCACAAAAATGAAACTTTTTTTCCCTGATGGGTACTAaaggataaaataaataaataatatctaTCATTAAggtattcaatatatataagcacTTTATATAAGGGATatacacattatatatatatatatatattgatgtttatttatttatttatttatttatttatttatttatttatatttacaaaagaaaaaaaaactttttaCCCTTAATGTccttaatttatttttaggtGGCCAATAAATAAAGCGCTTGTtaatttgaaatatttttatcataatttagatatataaagaattaaacTCACCATTATGTATCTTATAAGTgaatttccatttttttttttcatgtagTGGTTTAATAAAAGATTCTATAATTTAACATAATTAAATTACTATAtggtttataaaaaataaaataaatagataaataatatatatgtgtaatttatatttatattttatttttaataactaTGGTTTATTAGgattgtgtatatatatatatatatatatattatatattacggCGCTCCTGAAAAAATACTTTTTTGTtgtacataattttttatacaaGCATATACCTTAATTTTATTCGTAgtagtaaatatatatttatattataataacttttagaaataattaaaaaaaattttgcagacttatatataatatataaaaatgattatataatatttaaatgtagCCAATGTATTTACTTATTACCATGTAATAcactataataataataataataatatatatatatatatatatatatatatatatatatatatattatatatatatagtaataatatgatatattaccATTATAATGCTTTTTGttattcaaaatatacatttaacaaataaactgaaaaagaatatttcatttatttgtcATGTTGCTTTATTTCAAACACGAAAATTGAAAACTTCTTCTTTaaggaaaaaagaaatatggaaaaataatatgcaCACAAAAAATGatgtgaaaaaaattatgaccTGTTCAGGTGATttgatagaaaaaaaaaaaaaaaattatgaatggGAAATTGAAAGAAAAGAAGAAGTACATGAAAAAGAGTGTGAAGAAAATAACATTGAAGTTATGAATACAGAAGGAACATGtaagaataataaagataatgatattaaaattaatgagaataataaaataaatgtggATGATGATATATCAGTATgtgatgaatataaatttctttttgAACGACCAAAACATTTTGCATATATTGATGATGAGCCAATTATAAGAAGACCAGGATGTATTAttgatataaaaacattattaAGAAATAATTGGAGTTTTCCTGCTGTTGGTTTTAATAGTAAATTAGAAATTCCGATATATAAATTTGAAGCAGATGaaaaagatgataatataaaatatataagtgtTCCGAATGATATTTTTGGATTACCAATAAGGTCAGATATATTACATAagtgttattatttttataggaCTGCATTAGCTGGATATACTGAAAGAAtgcaattatataaatgggAATGGCCAGGTAGtactaaaaaatatagaagtcaaaaaaaaagtggTAAAGCAAGAATGAACTGGAGGAAAACATGTGGTAGATATTTAGGTGTGAAAAATCATCCTATAAGACCTTTTGATCAAAAAACTAATATAAATAGGAAATTTTTATGGAAAggtatgaaaatattattatcagcAAAATTTGCTCAAGATCAAATAAAAGTAgttgataattttttaattaaatctCATAAAACCAAATATActgtaaaatatttaagaaatattttagGAAAGAATTGTAATAGTGCTTTATTAGTTCATGAGGGAAAAACAGATgtaaatgataattttttatggGCATGTGCTAATATAGCAAGTGTAAAAAGAGAAAATGTCGAAGGagttaatatttataatttattaaaatatagatatgttgtttttacatataaagctttaaaaaatattatatacgaATTAAAAATCTATccatataaaatgaaatggCTACCTACTTATGCAACACCTGATAATATCCAAGCACCAATACCAGAAAAAGTTAAAAACTGGAATTTTTTATGgctagaaaaaaaaaaaagaaacaatttTTCTAAATTTGATAAAGAggcattaaaaaaaagaattcaaGAATGGAAATGGTCAAGTGACATAAAAGGAGCTTTAAAAGTGAAAAAGCATGAtccatataaaaattttatactcACAAAATTTCAGTGTAATGATTCAGTTccagaatatataaaatatgaatatttatttaatgtgGATGATGAAGCTCATGAGGATAACGATTATGAGGAACACTTTCACATGCTCGATGAAATATTGAATGATGACGAGGAATTGACCGACATATCAAGTTTGTCTTCTTTACGAGGAGGTaacaaaaatgaagaaaaaaaaaaaaaaaaaaaaaaaaatatacatatatatatatatatatatatatatatatgtgtgtgtgtgtatttgtttgtacatattttataccACATATTTTGTATTCGTCAATgttgcattttttttttctattttatcaGGTTTAAGAAAGGGTGACAATCTACAATCTGAGCAGCAGAATGAAGATGGTATTTATGATGAAGAAAGTGATAACGATGAAAATGATGACGATGAAAATGAGAAGGATGGAAATGAGAAGGATATAAATGAGGACGAAATAGGAAACATTAATTTCGAAGACACAAAggattaaattatataaataaataaatatatatatatatatatatatatatttttatgttaaataagttttttttttttttttttttttttttttttgttttttgttttttgttttgttttttttttctttgcacacaaaaaaaaaaataaatatatataaaatataaaaatgtaatataaataatatttgtatattaatgttgtatataatatattttatcaaaaagaatatatgtatatacatacataaatatatgtatgtattttttattttttaatttatttgtttatttggtTATCTTCATtcgtttaatttttttttatttttttatttttttattttttatttttttattttaattttttttgttcgtCATTCTCTTCATTTgtaatcatatttttatttacacaATTGGTTTGtacaaaattaatatattgatatacaTTGAGTAGacttattttcattttatcaaTAGCTATTTGTCTTTTTTTAAGTTGTATTTTAAGAACattaacaatattattaattgttTGATAGTGTCTTAATTTTGCTAATATATGGAATAAATTAACATGTATTTTGGTTAgttgttttatttttgatttatCATCTTTTCTATTGTTAACAATATCatcaaataaaagaaaaaaggtttctttatatattttatatattctaataaattcttcttttaagttttttttttcatcatataatatttcatcaGAATCTAATTCTTCAATATTTCTTTCTACTTTATATTCCATACCAAACACATTATAGCTATCTCTTAATGGTAATGGTGGGGGTCTACCCATTATAAATTcacaattttttatattacttaaacttttaatatcttttatatatgtatttctaTTAACATCATATATAGTCTCATAGGATTTTCTCAAGTGCTCCAAAAAGGATTCTTCATCAGTTGATTTAAAATTACTTATTTCCATAAGTTTTTTAATATCCATACTTTGATATTCTTTAAAGTAGTAAGGAGGGGGGGGATACCCAGAAACGTAATTTTCATCTGCCATATTAACAGTTTTATagaaacgaaaaaaaaaaaaaaaaaaaaaaaaattaaattgtaTACTACATCTAAAATAACGGGGATGTTAAATTTGATGGgatattaaaagaattgtatatataattaaaacatcaaaaaaaaaaaaaaaaataaataataaaaaataaaaaataatagataaataaatgaacaaataaacaatataatatataataaaataaatgtattcatacatatatatatatatatatatatatatattttttttttttttttgctttatttataaatatatattatatatatatggatagATTTTTATGCAAATAACATAAGgcttatttttaaatttataaaaatgtaaaataaaaaataagatgtcatataattaataaaatatatataatgtattaatacatatatgtttattatatatatatatattttaa from Plasmodium sp. gorilla clade G2 genome assembly, chromosome: 8 encodes:
- a CDS encoding 60S ribosomal protein L22, putative — encoded protein: MVAKKDTTKVSKKLKKKVVKKTKIVKGLKKQKMNKSTKGIKYVLDCTKPVKDTILDISGLEQFFKDKIKVDKKTNNLKNKVVVTSDEYKIYITVHIPFSKRYIKYLAKKYIKMHQIRDFLRVIAKGKLAYEFKYFQLNN
- a CDS encoding protein transport protein SEC61 subunit beta, encoding MNAAPVIVGGMRTPARRRQSNASASGNNSKQRRNSNGNSNSIVKFYGDDSPGFKLTPQTVLISTLIFMATVVILHIISKI
- a CDS encoding mitochondrial ribosomal protein L4 precursor, putative: MLFVIQNIHLTNKLKKNISFICHVALFQTRKLKTSSLRKKEIWKNNMHTKNDVKKIMTCSGDLIEKKKKNYEWEIERKEEVHEKECEENNIEVMNTEGTCKNNKDNDIKINENNKINVDDDISVCDEYKFLFERPKHFAYIDDEPIIRRPGCIIDIKTLLRNNWSFPAVGFNSKLEIPIYKFEADEKDDNIKYISVPNDIFGLPIRSDILHKCYYFYRTALAGYTERMQLYKWEWPGSTKKYRSQKKSGKARMNWRKTCGRYLGVKNHPIRPFDQKTNINRKFLWKGMKILLSAKFAQDQIKVVDNFLIKSHKTKYTVKYLRNILGKNCNSALLVHEGKTDVNDNFLWACANIASVKRENVEGVNIYNLLKYRYVVFTYKALKNIIYELKIYPYKMKWLPTYATPDNIQAPIPEKVKNWNFLWLEKKKRNNFSKFDKEALKKRIQEWKWSSDIKGALKVKKHDPYKNFILTKFQCNDSVPEYIKYEYLFNVDDEAHEDNDYEEHFHMLDEILNDDEELTDISSLSSLRGGNKNEEKKKKKKKNIHIYIYIYIYICVCVYLFVHILYHIFCIRQCCIFFFYFIRFKKG
- a CDS encoding mediator of RNA polymerase II transcription subunit 7, putative: MADENYVSGYPPPPYYFKEYQSMDIKKLMEISNFKSTDEESFLEHLRKSYETIYDVNRNTYIKDIKSLSNIKNCEFIMGRPPPLPLRDSYNVFGMEYKVERNIEELDSDEILYDEKKNLKEEFIRIYKIYKETFFLLFDDIVNNRKDDKSKIKQLTKIHVNLFHILAKLRHYQTINNIVNVLKIQLKKRQIAIDKMKISLLNVYQYINFVQTNCVNKNMITNEENDEQKKLK